In Benincasa hispida cultivar B227 chromosome 8, ASM972705v1, whole genome shotgun sequence, the sequence aaaaatatcaaattctaataatcataactacaaataataatagaagaaaagaaaagaataccacttttaattttgaaatttttgctaataataattatatttaccAAAAATACATGCTCTAAATGCAAAGTAAGTAAATAAAAACtttgattttatgaaaaaaaaaaaaaaaggttttttttagtaattggGGTAGGTTGAAATCTTCTTATTGATAATGAAAATTTACATTGAGTTTCTAAAATTGCTTAGTTATTAAAAGAacatactatattttatatatagcAAATTAAATTAGTGAAAAGGCTTCTTACCTCTGATTGATTTTCTGATCCAAACATATTTGCACTTCTTGGAGAGCCTTGCTCCCATGCTCTTCTGAAACACACAAATTAACATATAATCATAATCATAatcataatcatttttttttatgttacaATTTTCTCTATTAGAAATAATTAGGTAATTAATAAACAGAGAgagaacaaaacaaaaaagattaaatattatatattttataataaacaatGATACTGAAACATttgaatacaataattataaactaTTGAACATAAGTATGCagtaaattaaatccaaatttcaTAACATATACTTTTCTTTTTGGGTAATGCTAGCATGTGAGACTATATACAAAAGCTGATTATATcactaattttaaaagaaaaatggccTAGCAAAAGACTGCAGTTCTTGCATGCCACTTACATTACCATCATTGTGTAAAGCTGGtaattcttagttttttttcccttatcttttcttttctttggttataacaattttttttttttaaaaaaaaaaacatggtaaGGAAATGTTTTTCTTCTGAGTTTTCTAGTACATAAGTGAAATTTTAACTGGTATAAACTTATACTATCGACTTTGAATCAAATGTTCGATTCTCCACTCCACTCCAcatattatcaaaaaaaaaaaaaaatctagagatTTGTATCTTAAACACAAATAAACCCCAAAACAAGAAATATTGAAAGGACtgataaattttattgaatCAGTTAGAGTGACTTGAAACTATCGATTTTTGAAATGGTAATTATTGGTGCATTATCTACTGAACTATAAGGTTGAGTTAAGACTACAATTAAACCTATATAATACAATATCAAGCTAAGAAACCTACTACTTCATGCTACCCACTAACTTATACACCAATCAAACACAAATGGGGATATAAAACAACTCTTTAGAAATCACAAACATAATGAACATCAATATTGAGTCAATATAAATAGAGGGGGTTATTCAAAAGAAAAGTGGTAAGAAAAAAGGAAATGGGAGGGAAAGTAAAGCTGTCACAACAAAGCTTAGCTTAGTTCTTTGAAAAGATTTATatccaaaattttttttttttttttttttttttttaccagtctaattaaaagaagaagaagaagaaaaaaacatgtAGTACCAAACCAAGAGACATAAGAGACCAAGAAATTAATgtggagagagagaagaaaaaataattaattacctTGAAGAGTTACAGTGGTTATTAATGGAAGGTGTTGATCCATTAACATCAAGCTCCAAAGATGCATTACTAAACCCTCTTCTATGATTGAGCAAACAGTTTGCTTCATGATGTGGGGTTGGTGTAGCAGGCAAGAAATCTTCTTCCCCAGACCCTTCTGATTCATATTACATTATATTCacataaattcaaatactaaacaAAAAATTGAGGCCCTAAAAAAAGTCACagttttcccttttcttttttcgacAAGATTGTTGGAAATGTCTTGAATCTATTAATGAACTATGTAAGTTTGTGTATTGATTCTTTactgtgtattttttttttctgtttatcttaatttattgatttCGAAACAAAGATACTAGAGGATAGAAGAATCGAAGGTAGATCAGGATATCTTAACTAGGTCGTCCCGAGTCAAAAGTAGATGTATTATCACAAAAAGGTGTTGGACAATCTTAATTTCCACCGATACAAAGATAATTTCCCTCTCTTTTGAAGTCCTTACAAAAATAcccatcaaatttaaataggaaCATTCTAATTATCAATCAATAGTAATTGGTATGTTCTCTCTCCCTCGAAGTTGGAGGCTCGATTTTCGATCTTGCCGTCGTTATActtttgaaaccctaattttctttgttagaacaatttcttgtaaatgTTTTCATGAAAATGTGATTCATTAGAGGTGAGACTTGATATTGTCTATAAcgtttgatttttcttttctttttcgagTTGACTTTTGTCGAGATAAAAATGAAGACAGGTGTCGCATGAACGATTGATGGTTGACTCGAGCAAAGAAAGTGTAATTGCCTTACAAACCAAAAACATTTCTCCTAGGTTTTTGAAGGCTAGGAAGATGTTTTGCATTATGTTGTTTGATGATGTTGGTATGTACTATATTTATCATGTATGCATgtgaaatcaaataaatttccaTGCAAGACACAAggcataaattaaatttaaagtgGGTGaagaatttttaataaaaaaacacacaTGAACAATTTCTTCTTTATTCTTCTTATTAAAAcgggtgattttttttttcttttgagattttaagGAATTCGAATTTCATACCTGAAGAAGCTGTTTGTTTGTCGGTGTTTTTAACAGTACGATACATCTGAAAAAGAAGACCAAAAAATTTTTTCCCACAGATTAAAAGATATatacatagtttttttttttttttttgaaaaatgacatTGATAATACAGCTGACATGAAAGTtagaacaaaaaaagaaaaacatgtaCAGTTTTGTGTCCTAATAAAATGGACTTTAAGAACATTTTTACTATTAACaaaacaaatacataaaaaagaTCAAAACTTTGAGTGACCCATTTGGAAATAAAACTGAAATGAAATGATTTGGTAATTATGGagttgtaaaatgataaaattagagattttgaaaaatgaggATTTTGTTAGtatgaaaaaagaagaaaaaggaaagagggTTAATGAAtaatattgttttttgtttggtttggaaagtaaaaaaaatttggggGAAATGGTTCTCTATTATTGTGAAATGATGCCCaattatttctctctcttcttttctctcttcactCTAAAAGGAGAAAAATTGTCCTGTTTTGTAACTACATTCAGACTTTCTTCACCTTCTGAATCATTCAtacattcattttcattttcattcatttctctcttctttggTAACTGTGCCACAGGGATTCCTCTCTACTTGAAactctttttccttctaaagagagagagagagaggagagtttcttttctttctttttttttaaaaaaaaaattttaaaaaccataAAAATAGAAGCTTTTTGCAGGGATGAAGAAGAGATATCAAATGGGTTtccattaaaattcaaaaataaattatggGTTTTCTTTATGATTACCTGTAAATGACTCTTCACATGAGCTAGAGTGAGATCTTTGACATCCATTAGCTCCAGCACGGATTTTGGAGTCGCCCctaatcatataaaaaataataaatcaatttcTTCGATTTCTAATTCAACCTGTCAATTCGAACATAGTCAAGTAAATAAGACATTAATGTTTGATTCCTCGCTCTGCTATTGTGGATTGTTAAACTCAaccagaaaaaaaataataataacaggAATCTCTGTTTAATATCAAAAGCTATTTACTCTTCAATTAATATAAGTAATCACTCCTTAGAACTACTTTTCAAACACACACTAACCTAAATTATTGGGTTTTGACTCGCCATCAAATATAACTTCAAACTTTTGAGTTTAGTGGTGATTTAATTATCGACGGAAACCGAGAGGGTAGGCCGGAGAGAGAAGTAAAAGAGATTAAGAGATAGAGAAAGTACTGTCATGGCCACCAAGAAGTTCAACAGCACGAATGAAACGAGCATGAAGAGAAGAAGTCCAACGCATCCTTGGAGCCCTAGCATTTCTTCGACTTTGAATCCTTGGCATCAACAATCTcgatctattattattattattataattacaaGAGAAATCTGAAAACCCAAAATGAAGGCTTTgttgattttgaaaaacaaactGATGATTCTGATTTTGATGAGTAATAATATTTTGCTGTTGGTGTCTCAAACCCTCCACTCTTATCCCATTATACCTCCCCACtgcctcctcttcttcttgttgAAATGCCCTAAAACTCAAACACGGTGGTGGCGACGACGATAACGATGTCAGTTGGTTTCGGTTAAGATAccttgaagaagaaaacaacCCATTGTTGTAAACTGGGATCCCTCTAATGGGTCGGAACCGATCCGCCGAAACATCAACCGCGGACGTCGAATTATTCGACAGAGAAAGCTCGGTGTCGACTTGCTGTACTTGAGTTTGTTGCCAAATATCAAATGAAGGAGATTGATTTGTTTTTGGAGGGCTAATTTGAAGAGAAAGATCAGGAGCAATAATGTCTttcttcaacattttttttttcctttttttttggtGGGGAGGGTATTTacaatatttcaagaagagaaGCAAAAAAAGATCTAATTTTTATGTATGAAAGAAGTGGAATTTCTGGAAAATAGCAAAGAGGGAGTGAAGGGGGCTTTAAAAGGTGAGGCTTTTTGAAGTGGGTTTTGTTAGGTTCTTTGTTTTGAGAGTAAAtcagaagaagaaataagaagaagaacaagaagaacacaagagagaaaaagaggagTGTTTTTTTTTGGGAAGAGAAATTGGTGAGTCAGAAAGTAGAAGGGGGGGTTAagtaaaagtttttaaaaaaaagagaaaaagagagagattagGTTAGATAGGGAAAAAAGGAAGGAATTTTGTGttctacaaaacaaacaaacatccttgaaattttagagagagaattacaaaaaagaagaagaagagagaaatgGAGAGAGTATGTGTAGGAAAATGACACTTCAACAAAGAGACTGTGTGAAAGTCTCTATATTTCCTTCTTATTTCTaataatttctctctctctctctctcatgcaaaattttaatttaatttaatttataataataatccTTAGTCTTaggaggaggaaaaaaaaagcccTTTTTAAAGATGGCCATCCTTTTGCTGGTGTTTGCAATTTGACTGGCCAAAAAACACACCACACACATGAGAGAGAGCGAAATTTGggaattttcctttctttctctctcttaatTTGTTTGTCCTGTTCCAACAGAAAAACTTGTTTAACTATAAATACtcacatacatacatatttagGACAATGATGAAATGATAGCACTTCGATAAACTATATggaattttttaatttacatgaaaatttatttgCCTGTTTATTTCGtctctaatttaatttatgtgtgtgtttatttcttttaaactctAATAGATTAATCAACTTTCTCAATGTTTCATAAGTCTTTACATTAATTTTCAGTTTTGTGTCTAGTAGTTCTTTggtgtatttgattttttttttttaaattaattgatagaTTAGGTACAAATTTAAATCTTATGTCTAATAGAACTCTAGGatctcatttgataaccattttgtacTTAGTTTTTCGTTTTCTAAagttaagcttataaacactatttttacCTATcgatttctttgttttattatttatgcATCGTTtcgtaactatttggttttggtttttggttttgaaattaAGTCTGTATACACTAtttcacttctaaatttctttcttttttttatctactttttgctaatggtttaaaaactaaaactaaaacttgaaagaaagtagcttttaaaaacttgtttttgtttttgaaatttgac encodes:
- the LOC120083427 gene encoding transcription repressor KAN1-like isoform X2, coding for MLKKDIIAPDLSLQISPPKTNQSPSFDIWQQTQVQQVDTELSLSNNSTSAVDVSADRFRPIRGIPVYNNGLFSSSRYLNRNQLTSLSSSPPPCLSFRAFQQEEEEAVGRYNGIRVEGLRHQQQNIITHQNQNHQFVFQNQQSLHFGFSDFSCNYNNNNNRSRLLMPRIQSRRNARAPRMRWTSSLHARFIRAVELLGGHDRATPKSVLELMDVKDLTLAHVKSHLQMYRTVKNTDKQTASSGSGEEDFLPATPTPHHEANCLLNHRRGFSNASLELDVNGSTPSINNHCNSSRRAWEQGSPRSANMFGSENQSEECYELGHPNSLMGLNLNLNNPSKELSMKQNWHN
- the LOC120083427 gene encoding transcription repressor KAN1-like isoform X3, yielding MLKKDIIAPDLSLQISPPKTNQSPSFDIWQQTQVQQVDTELSLSNNSTSAVDVSADRFRPIRGIPVYNNGLFSSSRYLNRNQLTSLSSSPPPCLSFRAFQQEEEEAVGRYNGIRVEGLRHQQQNIITHQNQNHQFVFQNQQSLHFGFSDFSCNYNNNNNRSRLLMPRIQSRRNARAPRMRWTSSLHARFIRAVELLGGHDRATPKSVLELMDVKDLTLAHVKSHLQKGLGKKISCLLHQPHIMKQTVCSIIEEGLVMHLWSLMLMDQHLPLITTVTLQEEHGSKALQEVQICLDQKINQRNAMS
- the LOC120083427 gene encoding transcription repressor KAN1-like isoform X1, translating into MLKKDIIAPDLSLQISPPKTNQSPSFDIWQQTQVQQVDTELSLSNNSTSAVDVSADRFRPIRGIPVYNNGLFSSSRYLNRNQLTSLSSSPPPCLSFRAFQQEEEEAVGRYNGIRVEGLRHQQQNIITHQNQNHQFVFQNQQSLHFGFSDFSCNYNNNNNRSRLLMPRIQSRRNARAPRMRWTSSLHARFIRAVELLGGHDRATPKSVLELMDVKDLTLAHVKSHLQMYRTVKNTDKQTASSEGSGEEDFLPATPTPHHEANCLLNHRRGFSNASLELDVNGSTPSINNHCNSSRRAWEQGSPRSANMFGSENQSEECYELGHPNSLMGLNLNLNNPSKELSMKQNWHN